A window from Cognatishimia sp. WU-CL00825 encodes these proteins:
- a CDS encoding helix-turn-helix domain-containing protein, giving the protein MQKAKESPNPTQQIDLLLFDDFSNHCLANIVEPLRAANSLSRTHLYAWRFLTLDGQSVQSSSGLQIAPHDALSAGSGDLLIVMPSYGVRALDGRDTVMQIRLAAQRYGTIAGFDTGSWLLARAGLLEGYQATIHWDELASFEETFPNCEALRERYVIDGARITCTGAMAAFDVVMHLIGRDHGALLTVDVARLFMTNEAARSYSLARKSSGRMVDRALHLMQENLEQTLSISELARKVGASQRALELRMRDELQETPMAVYRRLRLTYARKLVTETDQSVTEISNRCGYENASAMTRAFKALFGQTPRALRQIR; this is encoded by the coding sequence ATGCAGAAAGCGAAAGAATCGCCGAATCCAACCCAGCAAATCGATCTTTTGTTGTTTGATGATTTTTCAAACCACTGTTTAGCAAACATCGTGGAGCCGCTGCGCGCAGCCAACAGTCTGTCGCGGACCCATCTGTATGCCTGGCGGTTTTTGACGTTGGACGGCCAAAGCGTGCAGAGCTCTAGCGGGTTGCAGATTGCGCCGCACGATGCGCTGAGTGCTGGTTCTGGGGATCTGTTGATCGTGATGCCGTCTTATGGGGTTCGGGCCTTAGATGGGCGCGACACGGTGATGCAAATTCGCCTAGCGGCCCAACGGTACGGCACCATTGCGGGCTTTGACACGGGCAGCTGGCTTTTGGCACGGGCGGGTTTGCTGGAGGGCTATCAAGCGACGATCCATTGGGACGAGTTGGCCAGCTTTGAAGAGACCTTTCCAAATTGTGAGGCCCTGCGTGAACGTTATGTGATCGATGGCGCGCGCATCACCTGCACTGGGGCGATGGCCGCATTTGACGTTGTCATGCATTTGATTGGCCGAGATCACGGGGCTTTGCTGACGGTTGATGTTGCGCGGTTGTTCATGACAAACGAGGCCGCACGCTCGTATTCACTGGCGCGCAAATCAAGCGGGCGGATGGTGGATCGGGCCTTGCATCTGATGCAGGAAAACCTGGAACAAACACTTTCGATTTCAGAGCTGGCGCGCAAAGTTGGGGCAAGTCAACGCGCTTTGGAATTGCGGATGCGCGACGAATTGCAGGAGACGCCTATGGCCGTGTATCGACGCTTGCGGCTGACCTATGCGCGCAAATTGGTGACGGAAACAGATCAATCTGTGACCGAGATTTCAAATCGCTGTGGGTATGAAAATGCAAGTGCCATGACACGGGCGTTCAAGGCGCTGTTTGGACAGACGCCGCGGGCCCTGCGTCAAATTCGGTAA
- a CDS encoding acyl-CoA dehydrogenase family protein has protein sequence MHFGLSEEQEMIVSTVRSFVENEIYPHEAEVERAGQVPHALGEKIKQKCIDLGFYACNFPEDVGGAGLSHMDFTLVERELGRGSMALTHFFGRPQNILMACNPEQKDRYLLPAVRGEKMDALAMTEPDAGSDVRGMKCQALRDGGDWVVNGSKHFISGAEHADFFIVFIATGVDETPRGPKKRITTFLVDRDTPGFEVRDGYNSVSHKGYKNYVLYFDNCRLPDTQVLGQVDGGFAVMNDWLYATRLTVAAFSVGRARRCFDYALNYSVDRKQFGQSIGKFQGISFQLADMITEIDAADWMTLAAAWRLDQKLPSNREIASAKLYASEMLGRVTDTTLQIFGGMGLMDDFPIERFWRDARVERIWDGTSEIQRHIISRDLLRPLGA, from the coding sequence ATGCATTTTGGCCTCAGCGAAGAACAAGAGATGATTGTCTCGACGGTGCGCAGCTTCGTCGAAAATGAAATTTATCCACACGAAGCCGAAGTCGAGCGCGCCGGGCAAGTGCCGCATGCACTTGGCGAAAAGATCAAACAAAAATGCATCGACCTTGGGTTTTACGCCTGCAATTTCCCAGAGGACGTCGGCGGCGCGGGTCTAAGCCATATGGATTTCACCCTGGTTGAACGCGAACTTGGGCGCGGCTCTATGGCCCTGACGCATTTCTTTGGTCGCCCCCAGAACATTCTTATGGCCTGTAACCCAGAGCAAAAAGACCGCTATCTATTGCCCGCCGTTCGGGGCGAGAAAATGGACGCCTTGGCGATGACTGAACCTGATGCGGGATCAGATGTGCGCGGCATGAAATGCCAGGCGCTGCGCGATGGTGGCGACTGGGTGGTCAACGGATCCAAACATTTCATCTCCGGGGCTGAACACGCTGATTTCTTTATTGTGTTCATTGCCACCGGCGTAGACGAAACCCCACGCGGCCCCAAAAAACGCATCACAACCTTTCTCGTAGATCGTGACACCCCGGGGTTTGAAGTGCGTGACGGATATAATTCCGTTTCCCATAAAGGCTATAAAAACTACGTTCTGTATTTTGACAATTGCCGCTTGCCAGACACGCAGGTTTTGGGCCAAGTCGATGGCGGATTTGCCGTGATGAACGATTGGCTTTATGCCACCCGCTTGACCGTAGCCGCCTTTAGCGTTGGCCGGGCGCGTCGTTGCTTTGACTATGCGCTTAACTATTCAGTTGATCGAAAACAATTCGGACAAAGCATCGGTAAATTTCAGGGTATTAGCTTTCAGCTTGCTGATATGATTACCGAAATCGACGCCGCTGATTGGATGACTTTGGCGGCGGCATGGCGGCTTGACCAAAAACTGCCGTCCAATCGCGAAATCGCATCCGCCAAACTTTATGCCTCTGAAATGCTGGGGCGGGTCACCGACACCACCTTACAAATCTTTGGCGGCATGGGGTTGATGGATGATTTCCCAATAGAGCGCTTTTGGCGCGATGCCCGCGTCGAGCGCATTTGGGACGGCACATCTGAAATTCAGCGCCACATCATTTCCAGAGATCTTCTGCGTCCACTTGGGGCCTAA
- a CDS encoding AAA family ATPase — MADPILPPVTLDDLNVLSNRATSVIDRLRDQVFAPGTQKTLDVRFNVRTAAQMVGRSETLIRDAENEGRLPAPEKDAKTGRRKGYGLHEINNMRQLFGTLPHRSEDDEALVLAIQNFKGGVGKSTLVTHLSQYLALQGYRVCVIDCDSQASTTSILGLNPDIDIDEDEETLYPFFRHGGPQELRYALRATYWPGIAMIAANLGLYDAEYELAGRMARESGFVLDRLRDGINTIRDHFDVILLDPPPALGMISLSVLRAADAILVPTPPNNVDFGSTVHFLKMMTSTLAELEKVGGTHSYKFVKILATKMNDGKSAHVAIKRMMDAVFAGDMLQSVLKDSAEIDNATANLLTVYEMTNASTRTETHKRCRAYLDAIGKEVEILMRKTWPSQREALSREGLL, encoded by the coding sequence ATGGCTGATCCTATCCTTCCCCCAGTGACATTAGATGACCTCAACGTTTTATCAAACCGGGCGACGTCTGTCATTGACCGGCTCAGAGATCAGGTTTTTGCGCCAGGCACCCAAAAAACCCTAGATGTGCGGTTCAATGTCAGAACAGCCGCTCAAATGGTTGGTCGGTCTGAAACTCTTATTCGCGATGCAGAGAATGAGGGGCGTTTGCCTGCTCCGGAAAAAGACGCAAAAACCGGCCGTCGCAAAGGCTACGGCCTGCATGAAATCAACAACATGCGGCAGCTCTTTGGCACCCTGCCCCATCGGTCCGAGGACGATGAAGCACTTGTTCTCGCGATTCAGAATTTCAAAGGCGGCGTTGGAAAATCGACCCTCGTCACGCATCTTTCGCAATATTTGGCGCTGCAAGGTTACCGGGTTTGCGTTATCGATTGTGACAGCCAGGCCTCGACCACATCCATTCTGGGCCTGAATCCCGATATCGACATCGATGAAGACGAAGAAACACTTTATCCGTTCTTTCGTCACGGCGGACCACAGGAATTGCGCTATGCTTTGCGGGCCACTTATTGGCCAGGAATTGCGATGATCGCGGCGAATTTGGGTCTGTATGATGCCGAATATGAACTGGCAGGACGCATGGCCAGAGAATCCGGCTTTGTCCTGGATCGGCTCCGGGATGGCATCAACACAATCCGCGATCACTTTGATGTCATTTTGCTGGATCCCCCCCCGGCGCTTGGTATGATTTCGCTGTCCGTCCTGCGCGCGGCGGACGCGATATTAGTGCCTACCCCACCCAATAACGTCGATTTTGGCTCGACTGTGCATTTCTTGAAAATGATGACCAGCACCTTGGCAGAGCTAGAGAAAGTGGGCGGCACCCATAGTTATAAGTTTGTTAAGATTCTCGCCACAAAGATGAACGATGGGAAATCCGCCCATGTGGCGATCAAGCGTATGATGGATGCGGTGTTTGCCGGTGATATGCTGCAATCTGTTCTTAAAGATTCCGCTGAAATCGACAATGCCACCGCCAATTTATTGACGGTTTATGAGATGACCAATGCAAGCACGCGCACCGAGACCCACAAGCGTTGTAGGGCTTATTTGGATGCCATTGGCAAAGAGGTCGAAATTCTGATGCGCAAAACATGGCCAAGTCAACGCGAAGCCCTAAGCCGGGAGGGGTTATTATGA
- a CDS encoding acetate--CoA ligase family protein, translated as MTRDLDRLFNPKTIAVIGGGAWCEQVIRQSQAMHFAGQIWPVNPNRTDICGLPAFASPGDLPSGPDAAFVGVNRHLTLDVVAQLSKIGTGGAVCFASGFSEASAEDGTAVGLQSDLVMAVGDMPILGPNCYGFINALDGALLWPDQHGCTPVDRGVAIITQSSNIAINLTMQKRGLPIAYTITCGNMAQTTQAQAALALLNDPRVTAIGLHVEGFGDLREWETLAQRAYEKRIPLVALKVGASDQAQQATVSHTASLAGSDVGAQALLDRLGIPRLKSLPAFLETLKLLHVNGPLASGNIASISCSGGEASLIADMALGRNVAFPSLSSGQKTNLRAALGPLVSLSNPLDYHTYIWRDEAAMTQAWAGMTGSDIALTLSIVDYPTTDPTDWGCATRAAQKVRAQTEAPFAIVATLPELLPEAVSSDLISGGVVPFHGLDEALAAIEAAAHIRPPSALPLCLPQNARTAETLTEAQSKTELAAFGLPVPRHQITSSTTEVAQAVKTLRPPFAIKGMGLAHKSEHGAVRLGISAKDAIAVAADIATDEVLIEEMTLGTVAELLVGVVRDPAHGFVMTLAAGGIQTELLQDTASFLLPANRDDIKAALNALRCAPLLHGYRGKQGINLDALFAAIDTLQTYVIDQADVLEEVEINPLLCTQDRVVAVDALIRKG; from the coding sequence ATGACACGCGACCTAGACCGCCTCTTCAATCCAAAAACCATCGCAGTGATTGGCGGGGGTGCTTGGTGCGAGCAAGTTATTCGGCAATCACAGGCCATGCATTTCGCAGGTCAGATTTGGCCGGTAAATCCCAATCGCACTGACATCTGCGGCCTGCCCGCCTTTGCCTCACCAGGTGACCTCCCCTCAGGCCCAGATGCGGCCTTTGTAGGGGTGAACCGGCATCTTACCCTTGATGTTGTCGCCCAGCTTTCAAAAATTGGAACCGGGGGCGCTGTGTGTTTCGCTAGCGGCTTTTCCGAAGCCTCCGCCGAAGACGGCACCGCAGTCGGATTGCAATCAGATCTGGTTATGGCCGTTGGCGACATGCCGATTTTGGGTCCCAATTGCTATGGCTTTATCAATGCATTGGATGGGGCATTGTTGTGGCCGGATCAGCACGGCTGTACCCCCGTAGACCGCGGGGTCGCGATCATCACCCAAAGCTCTAATATTGCCATCAATCTGACGATGCAAAAGCGTGGCCTGCCTATCGCCTATACCATCACTTGCGGCAACATGGCCCAGACCACGCAGGCGCAAGCAGCCCTAGCGCTGTTGAACGACCCGCGCGTCACGGCCATTGGTCTGCACGTCGAAGGTTTTGGCGACCTCCGAGAATGGGAAACCCTTGCACAGCGTGCTTATGAAAAACGCATTCCCTTGGTTGCTCTCAAAGTGGGGGCTTCAGATCAAGCGCAACAAGCCACCGTGTCCCACACCGCTTCTTTGGCGGGCAGCGATGTTGGGGCGCAGGCGCTTTTGGATCGTCTTGGCATACCTCGATTGAAATCCTTGCCAGCCTTTCTGGAAACCCTCAAACTTTTGCACGTCAACGGCCCGCTTGCGTCTGGAAATATCGCCTCCATCAGTTGCTCTGGCGGCGAGGCCAGCCTGATTGCGGATATGGCACTCGGCCGCAATGTGGCGTTTCCCAGCCTTTCGTCTGGGCAAAAAACCAACCTGCGAGCAGCGCTTGGCCCGCTTGTCTCACTAAGCAACCCGCTGGACTATCACACCTATATTTGGCGCGACGAAGCGGCAATGACCCAGGCATGGGCGGGCATGACTGGCAGCGATATCGCCTTGACGCTTTCCATTGTTGACTATCCAACAACAGATCCAACCGATTGGGGCTGCGCCACGCGCGCGGCCCAAAAAGTCCGTGCCCAAACCGAGGCCCCGTTTGCGATTGTCGCCACCCTGCCCGAGCTGCTGCCAGAGGCTGTTTCAAGCGACCTTATTTCCGGTGGAGTTGTGCCGTTTCACGGTCTGGACGAAGCGCTCGCTGCCATCGAAGCTGCTGCCCATATCAGACCTCCCTCTGCCCTGCCCCTTTGCCTGCCGCAAAACGCGCGGACCGCTGAAACCTTGACCGAAGCACAGTCCAAAACGGAACTGGCGGCCTTTGGTCTGCCGGTGCCACGTCACCAAATCACCTCGAGCACCACTGAGGTTGCGCAGGCAGTCAAAACTTTGCGCCCGCCCTTTGCAATAAAAGGCATGGGTTTGGCCCATAAGTCAGAGCATGGGGCCGTGCGTTTAGGGATCTCTGCCAAAGACGCAATAGCTGTGGCCGCAGACATTGCAACAGACGAAGTCTTAATAGAGGAAATGACCCTTGGCACAGTTGCAGAACTCTTGGTTGGTGTTGTGCGAGACCCGGCACATGGATTTGTCATGACGCTTGCGGCCGGTGGCATCCAAACCGAATTGTTACAAGACACCGCGTCATTTTTATTGCCCGCAAACCGCGATGACATCAAGGCAGCGCTGAATGCGCTTAGATGCGCGCCCTTACTGCACGGTTATCGTGGCAAACAAGGCATCAATCTGGACGCTCTGTTTGCCGCTATAGACACCCTGCAAACCTATGTAATTGATCAGGCAGATGTCTTGGAAGAAGTTGAAATTAATCCGCTCCTCTGCACCCAAGATCGGGTTGTTGCAGTCGATGCGCTTATCAGGAAAGGCTAG
- a CDS encoding carnitinyl-CoA dehydratase: MSAFRTRREGAIFELILDRPKANAIDLATSCEMGKAFAAFRDDPSLRVAILSAAGDKFFCPGWDLKAAAEGDAVDGDYGVGGFGGLQELRDLNKPVIAAINGIACGGGLELALSADMILAADHATFALPEIRSGTVADAASIKLPKRIPYHIAMELLLTGRWFDAQEAQRWGLINDIVTADQLMDRAWELARLLASGPPLVYAAIKEVVRNAEDSKFQDAMNRVTKRQLPTVDVLYSSEDQLEGAKAFAEKRDPIWKGR, translated from the coding sequence ATGTCTGCTTTTAGAACACGACGCGAAGGCGCGATATTTGAACTCATTCTCGATCGCCCTAAAGCCAATGCCATTGATCTGGCCACCAGCTGTGAAATGGGCAAAGCCTTTGCCGCATTTCGCGATGACCCCAGCCTGCGGGTCGCGATTTTATCTGCGGCCGGAGACAAGTTTTTCTGCCCTGGTTGGGATCTGAAAGCCGCAGCCGAAGGCGACGCGGTTGACGGCGATTATGGTGTGGGTGGCTTTGGTGGTTTGCAGGAACTGCGAGATCTAAACAAGCCGGTCATCGCCGCCATCAATGGCATCGCTTGCGGTGGCGGGTTGGAATTGGCGCTGTCTGCCGACATGATTCTGGCCGCAGACCACGCAACCTTTGCGCTGCCAGAAATCCGCTCGGGCACCGTCGCGGATGCTGCCAGCATAAAGCTGCCAAAACGCATCCCTTATCATATTGCCATGGAATTGCTGCTGACGGGCCGCTGGTTTGATGCCCAAGAAGCTCAACGCTGGGGCTTGATAAATGACATCGTCACGGCGGATCAACTGATGGATCGCGCTTGGGAGCTTGCCCGGCTTTTGGCTTCGGGACCACCACTGGTTTACGCAGCAATCAAAGAAGTTGTGCGCAACGCAGAGGACAGCAAATTCCAAGACGCCATGAACCGTGTCACCAAACGCCAATTGCCAACGGTAGACGTTTTATACAGCAGCGAAGATCAGCTTGAAGGCGCCAAAGCCTTTGCAGAAAAGCGCGATCCAATTTGGAAGGGCCGCTAA
- a CDS encoding ParB/RepB/Spo0J family partition protein — MTKKHDAIFDAVLSGIGSEDRSPKKERGAGRFLKRGNAIGDKLGGEVDEKTLHWVDPARCQMWERHNRDYDLLTPENCADLIEGIQQQGRQEFPAIVRRVEDNPDADFEVICGARRHFAISWLQANNYPQYKYLVEVRDLSDEEAFRLADIENRDRADISDYERARDYASAVKLYYGGKQKSMAQRLQVSEAWLSRYLYLAKLPDEIVKAYPNSNDIKELHARTLKPLLAQPKARQQLIEKAEWLASMRAAGATTDGLPWNDAAKVIEALKRAGQGTLTKRKPRPSVQHVYSAKGTGFSITRKDKGRQIILEIDKSAPASDLRKLLEKFLLDRAEDL; from the coding sequence ATGACCAAGAAACACGATGCAATTTTTGATGCGGTTCTAAGCGGGATTGGATCAGAAGATCGTAGCCCCAAGAAAGAACGCGGCGCAGGCCGGTTTCTGAAACGCGGCAATGCCATCGGTGACAAACTGGGTGGCGAAGTTGACGAAAAAACCTTGCATTGGGTGGACCCCGCGCGCTGCCAGATGTGGGAACGTCATAACCGCGATTACGATCTGTTGACGCCGGAAAACTGTGCCGATTTGATCGAGGGCATACAGCAACAAGGCCGGCAGGAATTTCCGGCAATTGTCCGGCGGGTTGAAGACAATCCGGATGCAGATTTTGAAGTGATCTGTGGCGCACGTCGTCATTTCGCAATCTCTTGGTTGCAGGCCAATAATTACCCGCAATACAAGTATCTGGTCGAGGTGCGGGATCTCTCGGATGAAGAGGCCTTTCGCCTGGCAGATATCGAGAACCGGGACCGCGCGGATATCTCTGATTATGAGCGCGCGCGCGATTATGCGAGTGCTGTTAAACTGTATTATGGCGGCAAGCAAAAATCGATGGCGCAGCGGTTACAGGTTTCCGAGGCCTGGTTGTCGCGCTATCTGTATTTGGCGAAATTACCGGATGAAATTGTCAAAGCTTATCCCAATTCCAATGATATCAAAGAGCTGCATGCGCGGACGTTAAAGCCGCTATTAGCGCAGCCAAAGGCCCGGCAGCAGTTGATCGAAAAAGCGGAATGGCTGGCGTCGATGCGGGCCGCTGGCGCGACCACGGATGGCTTGCCATGGAATGACGCCGCTAAAGTGATAGAGGCGCTAAAGCGCGCGGGGCAGGGCACGCTTACCAAACGCAAGCCGCGCCCATCGGTACAACATGTCTATAGCGCCAAAGGCACCGGGTTCAGCATCACCCGGAAAGACAAAGGTCGTCAGATTATCCTAGAGATCGACAAGTCCGCCCCAGCGTCAGACTTGCGTAAACTGCTAGAAAAGTTCCTATTGGACCGTGCTGAGGACTTGTAA